A single genomic interval of Lathyrus oleraceus cultivar Zhongwan6 chromosome 7, CAAS_Psat_ZW6_1.0, whole genome shotgun sequence harbors:
- the LOC127106596 gene encoding glycolate oxidase 1, with protein MNITNVSEYEAIAKEKLPKMIYDYFASGAEDQWTLKENNAFSRIMFRPRVLIDVSKIDLTTTVLGFKISMPIMIAPTAAQKMAHPEGEYATARAASAAGTIMTLSSWATSSIEEIVSTGPGIRFLQLYLLKDRNMVTQLVRRAEKAGFKAILLTADSPVIGRREADIKNRFILPSYLRMKNFEVMDLEKLYKIKDNGGLISVTNGLYDQSLTWKDVKWLQTITPLPILVKGVLTAQDARLAIQAGASGIIVSNHGARQLDYVPATIMALEEVVQAAEGRVPIFMDGGVRRGTDVFKALALGASGVFIGRPVVFSLAAEGEAGIRKALKMLHDELEITMALCGCPSLKDITRDHVVTERDRPRIAPRL; from the exons ATGAATATAACAAATGTGAGCGAGTATGAAGCAATTGCAAAGGAAAAGTTGCCAAAGATGATTTATGATTACTTTGCATCAGGGGCAGAGGATCAGTGGACTTTGAAAGAGAACAATGCATTCTCAAGGATTAT GTTTAGGCCACGTGTTCTTATCGATGTAAGCAAGATAGATTTGACAACAACTGTGTTAGGCTTCAAAATATCAATGCCTATCATGATTGCTCCTACAGCCGCGCAAAAGATGGCTCACCCTGAAG GAGAATATGCTACTGCTAGAGCAGCATCAGCAGCTGGCAccatcatg ACACTATCCTCATGGGCTACTTCCAGCATTGAGGAGATTGTTTCAACAGGACCTGGCATACGCTTCCTCCAACTCTAT CTGCTTAAAGACCGAAATATGGTTACTCAGCTTGTGAGAAGAGCTGAAAAGGCTGGTTTCAAGGCAATTCTCCTTACTGCAGACTCTCCGGTCATTGGTCGTAGAGAGGCTGACATAAAAAATAG ATTTATACTGCCATCATATCTGAGAATGAAGAACTTTGAAGTCATGGATCTTGAAAAGTTGTATAAG ATTAAAGACAATGGTGGTCTCATCTCTGTGACTAATGGTCTATATGACCAATCACTCACCTGGAAG GATGTAAAATGGCTTCAAACAATCACCCCATTGCCCATTTTAGTGAAGGGAGTACTTACGGCTCAAGATG CTAGGTTAGCCATACAAGCTGGAGCTTCCGGAATCATTGTTTCCAATCATGGTGCTCGCCAACTTGACTATGTCCCTGCAACTATTATGGCTTTAGAAGAG GTTGTTCAAGCTGCAGAGGGAAGAGTTCCTATTTTTATGGATGGTGGAGTTCGCCGAGGGACAGATGTTTTTAAAGCATTGGCTCTTGGAGCCTCTGGTGTATTT ATTGGAAGACCTGTGGTGTTCTCATTGGCTGCTGAGGGTGAAGCTGGTATAAGGAAGGCACTTAAGATGCTTCATGATGAACTTGAAATAACCATGGCACTTTGTGGTTGCCCTTCACTGAAGGACATAACTCGTGACCATGTTGTGACTGAGCGTGACCGCCCAAGAATTGCTCCCAGATTATGA